A segment of the Desulfofundulus kuznetsovii DSM 6115 genome:
GTACTATCCCGCATCCCACCCGGTGACGGTGATCCGGGCGGCAGGGGTGCCCGGCCTGGAGCGAATTGAGGAACACCCCCTATATGAACTGGACCGGCTGGATTGGTTTGATCACCTGACCAGCCTGTACCTCCCCCCTTGTTCCGGGGCAGCCGGGAAATGCCGTTATCCACTGGACTCCCTGGTTGAGGTTATGGCCACCCTGCGGGGCGAGAAGGGCTGTCCCTGGGACCGGGAACAGACCCACCGCAGCCTGCGCCCCTTCTTGCTGGAAGAGACCTACGAAGTACTAGAAGCGATTGACCAGGAAGACATGTATAAACTTTGTGAGGAATTGGGAGACTTATTGTTACAAATAGTATTTCACAGCCAGCTGGCCAGGGAAAAGGGCTTCTTCGACATAAATGATGTGGTAAAGGGGATTACCGCTAAAATGCTGCGCCGGCACCCCCATGTCTTTGGAGATGTTTTGGTGCGGAACAGTGCGGAAGTCCTTGCCAACTGGGACCAGATTAAAGCGCGGGAGGGGGGCAAGGAAAGGCCAGCCTCTCTTTTAAAGGATGTTCCCCGCTCCCTGCCGGCCCTGTTGCAGGCCAGCTCCCTTCAGGCCCGCGTGGCCCAGGTTGGTTTTGACTGGCCAGATTACCGGGGTGCCCTGGACAAGGTTTTCGAGGAATTGCAGGAAGTAAGGCAGGCTCTTTCCGGGGGCCGGAAGGCGGAGCTGGAAAGGGAACTGGGAGATCTGCTTTTTGCGGTGGTCAATCTATCCCGGTTGCTGGGTGTGGAAGCTGAAGTAGCCCTTTGCGGGGCTATCAACCGTTTTCGACGCCGCTTCCAGCATATAGAGGAACGGGCGCGACAATACGGCCGGGAGCTGTCCAGCTTTACCCTGGACCAGCTCGACGCCTGGTGGGAGGAGGCAAAGAAGGTGGAACAGGTAGAAAAAAAGCGGAATAATTTTCATGTTGGGAGGAAACCCAAGAGATTTAGCGAATAATAAGTCAGAATATGTCTAAACCTTCTGAGGGGGGTATTTATGAACAAAGCAGAACTCATTTCCCAGGTGGCAGAGAAAACAGAGCTGACTAAAAAGGATGCCGAAAAGGCTGTGAGCGCCGTGCTGTCCGCTATTGAGGAAGCTCTGGCCCGGGGGGATAAGGTTCAGTTGGTCGGCTTTGGCACCTTTGAAATCCGTGAACGGGCCGCCCGCAAAGGCCGCAATCCACAAACAGGGGAAGAAATCGAGATTGCAGCCGCTCGCGTTCCCGTATTCAAAGCTGGCAAGGCCCTGCGGGATGCCGTTTCAGCTACATAACAAGCAAATGTGTAAAGAGGCCTGAAATCCGGGCCTCTATTTATTTTCAACGCAAAAGATGGCGGATGCACGAGCAAAATGAAGGGACAGGCCCCATTTTATTCCTTTTTAGCCAAAAATCACTATCGACTTCCCGTGTGTATTTATGGTATCATTAACAATAAATACCAGTGGGGGTGATAAATTTGTGCTTGGATAAGCATATTGGAATTTCTGGAAAGTGCAGAGGGGAATCCACTGGCGGAAGGTGTGGGCGTTCAGGAGGGAAGGCGCCGTACCCCGCTTTTAAGGTTTTGTGCCGGGGAGCGGGCCGGGTGTGGCGATGGCGAATGGGTATGGGGGTGAGAGGGCCTTGACGGTTTAGAGGGCCGGCAAAGGGGAGATGGTTGGTGGTGCGGGTAATCCAAAAAGGTGAGGACGCCTGGTCCAGGAATGCGTGTGGCTTCTTTATAAAAGCCTTTAAAAACGCGAAAGAGCGGTACCCCGCCATCGACAGGGAGCTGTTTCATGTTACCGTACCGGCCGGCCGTACGGAATTTAAAAAGCAAGGAGGTGTGACGGGCATTGCCGGCGTGGGCATAATTTTACCCCTCCGGGCAAAAAATAAGGGGCAAATGCCCAGTAATGCTATTTCGCTACGGAGGGGAAGTAAAGATGTTAAAGCCCACGTTCACCCGTGCAGTTATTGTCACCACCTTGGTCGGTCTTTTAATTGCCGGTTGCACCAGGGCGGCACCCCGCAAACCGGCACCCCCTGCTCCCGGCCGGGAGCCTACCATCAGCCTCTATGTTAATGAAACCGGTGAAAGGAAAAACATAAAATTGGAAGACTATGTGGCCGGCGTAGTAGCGGCGGAAATGGAACCGACCTGGCCGGTCAATGCCCTGGCAGCCCAGGCTATTCTGGCCCGCACCTTTACCATGGAAAACATCAAGGCCGGACGGGTAAAGAAACTCCACGGTACCGATGCCTCTACCAGTGTTCAGGAGTTTCAGGCCTACAATCCTTCCCGCATTAACGATAACATACGGCAGGCCGTGGCCCGCACCCGGGGAGAAGTAGCAATGTACAGGGGGGACTATATCAAGGCCTGGTTTAACGCCTGCGATGGTGGTGTGACCGCCTCTGCGGCCGAGGGGTTGGCCTACACCAGGACCCCCACACCCTATGTGCGGGCAGGTGTGCGGGATAACTGCCTGTCCATTACCACACCCGAGAACCGGCACTGGGAGAGGCGCATTCCCTTAGAGCAGGTCCGGGCGGCAGTAACAAAAATCACCGGACGGGATCCGGGGCCAATTACATCGGTGCGCATAGTGCGCCGCGGCCCCTCGGGACGGGCTGAGCAGCTGCAGGTTGGGAAGGCAACCGTAAGTGGCCCGGCACTCCGCCTGGCCCTGGGGAGCGAGTGGGTACGCTCCATGCTCCTTACAAGTGCCCGGGTAGAGGGCAATGCCCTGGTTCTAGCCGGGAAAGGGTTCGGACACGGTGTGGGCATGTGTCAGTGGGGAGCCAAGTTGCTGGCTCAAAGGGGACGTTCTCCGGAGGATATCGTCCGCTTTTACTTTAAGGACATTGAAATAAGAAAGTTATGGCAGTAAACAGGTGGTGCCCGCCACCTTTTTTTTTGCATAAAACCCGCCGGGGTGCATAGATATGAAAGTGAGCAGTCCGGGGGTGAGGTCTGTGGAAGGTAAGCACAAAGTAATGTTGACCGACCGCAAGTACCTGCTGGTTGAAGGCGTGCGGCATGTGGAGAGCTTTGACGAGAACGAGATCACCCTGGACACCACCATGGGTTTTCTGACCTTAAAGGGGGAAGGTTTACATATCACCCAGCTGGACCTGCAGAAAGGCAATCTGACCGCCGAAGGGTTCTTTGCCAGCTTTTTGTTCCAGGAAGACAAAGGCAGGGGGCGGGCCAAAGGAAAAAACGTGCTGAAACGGCTGTTGAAGTAAGCATATAAGCGCGGGCGGGCGCTTTTTTTACTGGCCAAGGTGGTGATGCCCATGACTCTGGCGGAACAATTAAACGCCTTCCTTTTAACCCTTTTGACCGGTTTAATGTCGGGCTTTGTCTACGATCTTTACCGGGTTTTGCGGGAAATGCTCCGTCTTAAGAAAGCGGGCACTTTTATTGGAGACCTGCTCTTCTGGCTGTTCCTGCTGGTGGTGGTGTTTGGCCTTTTGCTGGTGGGCAATGATGGTGAGGTACGCTTTTATGTTTTTCTGGGACTGGCCCTGGGAGCGGGAATACACCTGATCTTTTTTAGTTCTGCAGCCCGGCGTTTTATTTACCGGAGCATTTATCTTTTCTTACGGGCAATCCAAATAATTACGGCCGGGGCGGTGGCATTCTTTCGTATACTTACCTTCCCCTTCCGGGTCATTTTTTTCCTGGTGGCCTGGCCCGTGGCTCAGGGAGGGCGCGCTTTACGCCTGGCGGGCAGGGGGATTGGCCGGGCGGGTAAAGGTGTCTTGGCCCCTCCCGTGCACCACTTTTCAAGAGGCTTGCGTGCCCGGTGGCAGCGCTGGAGCAACAGCTGGCGTACGCGGCGGTAGTTGTCCCCGCGTATGGGAGCGTCCGGATAAACTAAACACAGGCTACTTTCTTTTTTCAGGAAGGATTTTTATCCTTAAACGTAGAATGAACGTGGGAGAATTGTGCCTTGATCTCATAAGTTTTTGCCAACTGCCCGGGGACAAGGGGATACGGGGCGGATTGTTTTGTCCCGGGGATCAAGGGGGCCTGCCGGCCCCGGTGAGGAGATGATACCGCAAGATGAGTTTTACTACCACCCATAAGCACAGGGCATCCCTCCCGCTGCGGCACCAGGTCAGTACCGGGCGGCGGCGCCTGCGTTTCAACAAAAACCGTCTGCCCGGCTTGCTGGTGGTGGTTCTACTTTGTTACCTTATACTCTCGTTTTTTTCCCAGTTCCACCGCCTGGATGCCATGCAGCAGGACCTGAAACAACTTCAGGCCCAGCTGGCGGATCTGCAGAAGAAAAATGCGGAGTTAAA
Coding sequences within it:
- the mazG gene encoding nucleoside triphosphate pyrophosphohydrolase, with translation MGAQITVVGLGPGNPGHLPLSVWEVLRKAKRLFLRTEQHPVVPWLKEKGISFETFDCLYETGRDFQEIYRHMAEALFREAAKEPLVFAVPGHPLMAEETVGIILEEGPRRGLKVDVLPAMSFVDVICSALGLDPAGGLHLVDGLRLDRLEPVPGVGNIIFQVYSRLVASDVKLTLMEYYPASHPVTVIRAAGVPGLERIEEHPLYELDRLDWFDHLTSLYLPPCSGAAGKCRYPLDSLVEVMATLRGEKGCPWDREQTHRSLRPFLLEETYEVLEAIDQEDMYKLCEELGDLLLQIVFHSQLAREKGFFDINDVVKGITAKMLRRHPHVFGDVLVRNSAEVLANWDQIKAREGGKERPASLLKDVPRSLPALLQASSLQARVAQVGFDWPDYRGALDKVFEELQEVRQALSGGRKAELERELGDLLFAVVNLSRLLGVEAEVALCGAINRFRRRFQHIEERARQYGRELSSFTLDQLDAWWEEAKKVEQVEKKRNNFHVGRKPKRFSE
- a CDS encoding HU family DNA-binding protein; translated protein: MNKAELISQVAEKTELTKKDAEKAVSAVLSAIEEALARGDKVQLVGFGTFEIRERAARKGRNPQTGEEIEIAAARVPVFKAGKALRDAVSAT
- a CDS encoding SpoIID/LytB domain-containing protein, whose product is MLKPTFTRAVIVTTLVGLLIAGCTRAAPRKPAPPAPGREPTISLYVNETGERKNIKLEDYVAGVVAAEMEPTWPVNALAAQAILARTFTMENIKAGRVKKLHGTDASTSVQEFQAYNPSRINDNIRQAVARTRGEVAMYRGDYIKAWFNACDGGVTASAAEGLAYTRTPTPYVRAGVRDNCLSITTPENRHWERRIPLEQVRAAVTKITGRDPGPITSVRIVRRGPSGRAEQLQVGKATVSGPALRLALGSEWVRSMLLTSARVEGNALVLAGKGFGHGVGMCQWGAKLLAQRGRSPEDIVRFYFKDIEIRKLWQ
- the yabP gene encoding sporulation protein YabP; amino-acid sequence: MEGKHKVMLTDRKYLLVEGVRHVESFDENEITLDTTMGFLTLKGEGLHITQLDLQKGNLTAEGFFASFLFQEDKGRGRAKGKNVLKRLLK
- the yabQ gene encoding spore cortex biosynthesis protein YabQ; translated protein: MTLAEQLNAFLLTLLTGLMSGFVYDLYRVLREMLRLKKAGTFIGDLLFWLFLLVVVFGLLLVGNDGEVRFYVFLGLALGAGIHLIFFSSAARRFIYRSIYLFLRAIQIITAGAVAFFRILTFPFRVIFFLVAWPVAQGGRALRLAGRGIGRAGKGVLAPPVHHFSRGLRARWQRWSNSWRTRR
- a CDS encoding FtsB family cell division protein — encoded protein: MSFTTTHKHRASLPLRHQVSTGRRRLRFNKNRLPGLLVVVLLCYLILSFFSQFHRLDAMQQDLKQLQAQLADLQKKNAELKQQLKTVQSDEYIEQVARERLGLVKPGEARIVPVKPGN